A part of uncultured Campylobacter sp. genomic DNA contains:
- the mreC gene encoding rod shape-determining protein MreC, with protein sequence MTNLKLLLVAVLLVAVSLTFGSYIHGKFIGFAGGILEVYYGVSDRVKSAVNEHFNQAETIKALREENAELKKSAMLLSTFAGELNKILIDKNSSVYEPKVQLVKALSYANLNDYNKFFVNFENFDPNKIYGLISEGKTAGILVNKDGRPLAILQRDEKSNFSVFIGDAQIPGVAGGEKNELVVRYIPQWLDPKVGDEVLTSGKDGIFFAGVPVGKVKEIQNGKLYKSAVVEPYVSSEMPAFLYVVTKEN encoded by the coding sequence ATGACTAATCTCAAACTCCTCCTCGTCGCGGTTTTGCTGGTAGCCGTTTCGCTTACGTTCGGCTCGTATATCCACGGCAAATTTATCGGATTTGCAGGAGGAATTTTAGAGGTTTATTACGGCGTGAGTGATCGGGTAAAAAGCGCTGTGAACGAGCATTTTAACCAGGCAGAGACGATCAAAGCTCTACGAGAAGAAAACGCCGAGCTAAAAAAATCGGCAATGCTGCTTAGTACGTTCGCGGGCGAGCTCAATAAAATTTTGATCGACAAAAACAGCTCCGTCTACGAGCCCAAAGTTCAGCTCGTAAAGGCGCTGAGCTATGCAAATTTAAACGACTACAATAAATTCTTCGTAAATTTTGAAAATTTTGACCCAAACAAAATTTACGGCCTCATCAGCGAGGGTAAAACTGCAGGAATTTTAGTAAATAAAGATGGGCGCCCGCTTGCGATCTTGCAGCGCGACGAAAAGAGCAACTTCTCCGTTTTCATAGGCGATGCTCAAATTCCGGGCGTCGCGGGCGGCGAAAAAAATGAGCTCGTGGTTAGATACATCCCGCAGTGGCTCGATCCCAAGGTAGGCGATGAGGTACTTACGAGCGGCAAGGACGGGATTTTTTTTGCCGGCGTACCGGTAGGAAAGGTTAAAGAGATTCAAAACGGGAAGCTATACAAAAGCGCCGTCGTAGAGCCCTACGTGA